In the genome of Bremerella sp. P1, the window CGACCCCAAGTTTTCGTTTCGGATATCGCGCCTTGCAGGAATGGGGTCCGGCCAAATTCACCGCCCCAGATGATCAGCGTATCGTCTAGCAACCCGCGTTGTTGGAGGTCTTTGACGAGCGCCGCGCTGGGGGCATCGGTATCGGTAGACTGAATTTTCAATTGCGTGTTGAGATTTCGGTGTTGATCCCAGCCTGCGTGCATTAACTGAATGAAGCGGACACCACGCTCGGCGAGTCTTCGCGCCATCAGGCAGTTGTACGCATACGATCCTTTCCGCTCCACATCAGGGCCATACATATCGAGGATATGTTGCGGCTCTTTCGAGAAATCGGTCAGTTCGGGAACCGATGCCTGCATCTTGTAGGCCATTTCGTACTGCGCGACGCGCGTGGCAATCTCAGGATCGCCAGTTTTCTCCGCGGCAAGCCCGTTCAATTGAGCCAAATCATCTAACAAGCCACGGCGCATTTCCCGGCTGATGCCTGTTGGATTCGAGAGGTACAGTACCGGGTCGCCGGAACCACGGAATTTGACGCCTTGATATTTACTGGGAAGAAATCCGCTTCCCCAGTAAAAGTCGTAGAAAATCTGCCCACACGACGCTTCCTTGTCGCGGCTGGTCATTACCACGAACGCCGGTAATTCCTGAGTCTCGGAGCCAAGACCATAGGTCAGCCAAGCCCCCATACTTGGACGCCCGGCCATCTCGGCCCCTGTGAGAAAGAACGTAATCGCCGGTGCATGATTGACCTGGGTCGTATGCATCGATTTGACAAAGCATAACTGGTCGACAATCTCTGCCGTACGCGGCAAGAAGTCTTCCGCGATCCACGTCCCACTTTGGCCACGCTGGGCGAACTTGGTGATCGGAGCGAGACAAGGACGAGCCGTCTGGCCTCCAGTCATCGTGCTGAATCGCTTGCCTCCCACGACTTCGTCGGGGATCTGCGTCCCATGCATCTCCTGCAACTTCGGCTTGTAGTCAAACAAGTCGACGTGCGATGGCGCCCCGT includes:
- a CDS encoding DUF1501 domain-containing protein; the protein is MSTHDIASPQKDHAIVMTRRQLLGRAGIGLGSVALGSLLGGDSLADTGGQSFSLPHFPAKVKRIIYLFQNGAPSHVDLFDYKPKLQEMHGTQIPDEVVGGKRFSTMTGGQTARPCLAPITKFAQRGQSGTWIAEDFLPRTAEIVDQLCFVKSMHTTQVNHAPAITFFLTGAEMAGRPSMGAWLTYGLGSETQELPAFVVMTSRDKEASCGQIFYDFYWGSGFLPSKYQGVKFRGSGDPVLYLSNPTGISREMRRGLLDDLAQLNGLAAEKTGDPEIATRVAQYEMAYKMQASVPELTDFSKEPQHILDMYGPDVERKGSYAYNCLMARRLAERGVRFIQLMHAGWDQHRNLNTQLKIQSTDTDAPSAALVKDLQQRGLLDDTLIIWGGEFGRTPFLQGAISETKTWGRDHHPYAFSLWMAGGGIKPGFSHGESDEFGHNAVVDPVHVHDLQATILHLLGIDHERFTYRFQGRDFRLTDVHGHLIKPILA